A segment of the Triticum dicoccoides isolate Atlit2015 ecotype Zavitan unplaced genomic scaffold, WEW_v2.0 scaffold173382, whole genome shotgun sequence genome:
ttgcccctctcattgatgatctcgactagggcgtcatactcctcatcaagaccattgacaataaacgagttgaactcggagtcggtgaggggctgtccaatggaggccagcgtgtcggcgagactcttgactttgttgtagaactcagtggcggtggagtcaagcttctgacactccccaagttggcgacggagcccagatacacgagcctgcgactgtgccgcaaacgagcgctcaagaatagtccatgcctcgtgggacgtcttggcgaagacaacaagcccagcaacggccggagagagcgacccctggatggaggagaggttcgcctgatcctgccctgtccagacacggtgagccggattatagaccggaccatgcacgctgtcaaccagcgcaggagggcaagggagagagccgtcgacatagccaagcaggtagtgactcccaagaaacggaagaacctgcgcgcgccagaagatgtaattgtccgacgacaacttgatggtgatgagatggccgaagtgaaacggcggcggcggctgcgatcccatcgaggagactggctgaggtgagaacaccgtggagacagtcggaggggcagccggcgcggtgacagagggcgcgatggccgcggttgacgccgcgaagcctgccagcgtgacgtcctccgccaccagcggcgcagtggccgagggcgcgacagccgcggttgacggggcggcggtggtgtgagccacaagcgcctgcccgggcgaagtagcagccggcgggagcgcgaagagggagccgacgctccgtgtcccgatcggcgcctgaagggaggcggcatccagcggcctcgagagaagtgccgcgagggaggccggcagaaaaccggtggcggtggagccggacgcagcggcggacgtcatagcagtcgggcgacgacggcggcgggcgcggcggcggcggcggcggcggtttagggtttttaggcggaagcggacgtaacctagcgtgataccatgtaagacaataggctttgggggaaccggcacaaccctctaggggtggcctatcacatatatataatgaggtggtatacaacgttacaatatacacacgcCGTCATCCAGGTCAACCCGGACGCGCTCAGGCAGGCGGCCCGCGCCGACGCCGAGCGCTGCTCCGTTCGCCGCAGTCGGGCTAGCGGCGCGCTGCGCGGCGTGCCCGTCCTGCTCAAGGACAACATCGCCACGCGCGACGCGCTCAACACCACGACCGGGTCGTTCGCGCTGCTCGGCTCCATGGTGAGGCGGGACGCCGGTGTGGTGCGCAGGCTGCGGCGCGCCGGGGCCGTGGTGCTGGGCAAGGCGAACATGGACGAGTGGGCTAACTTCCGCAGCTTCTCCGGCGGCGGCTGGAGCGCCCGCGGTGGCAAGGGCAGGGTAACTAAATACGCCTTAAATCTTTCTAGTTTCAGTTAATGGATCCTTTGTAATGAAGAACAGTATGATTGCTTTCTTGTAGAACCCCTACGTGCTGTCGGCCACACCGTGTGGGTCAAGCACGGGGTCGGCGATCGCGGCAGCGGCGAGCATGGCGGCGGTGACGCTGGGGACGGAGACGGACGGCTCGATACTCTGCCCGGCGTCGCTGAACTGGGTGGTGGGGATCAAGCCCACGGTGGGGTTGACCAGCCGGGCTGGGGTTATTCCCATCACACCACGCCAAGACACTATCGGGTTAGTGTGATTAAAATATATTGTTCAACAATCGTTGAGTTAAAATAGTGACGTGGCCTCTTTTCAAACCTTGTGGATCGTATCAAAGCCTTGTGATCTTTTATTCCACCGGTTTCATATTGCCAATATAATATACGGTACTAGTTGCTCTTTTATTCGTGCAAATGATTGTCATCTCTCTTTTATTTTGATTTCCCTGCATATTCACTTTATTATTCTTGATCATCACAAAGCAGTGTATATGTTGGTATCACTGTTTTGGTTACCGGTCGAAATTTCAAGTTTTTCATGGTTACCGCGTATTTCCGTGCCCCTCGGTAAATCGCCATACCGAGCAAAAAATACCAtctttttgaaatttttgaatttaAACACTCGATTTACAGTAAAGTACGTAGGATCTAATTAATGCCATGAGAGTTGGTCCTGGCGTGTTAGTAGCAACCTAGTTCCTGTTTTGAAAGGTCTCTGATTCGAATATTCGTTCATTcacttatttgaattcaaaattcaactacaaaattcgctcgaaatattctcggtatttctcgatatttctcggtaaccgtggtaaccacATTTACCACCCCCTTCGGTAAAATTgcctcattcggtaaccaaaaccttggttGGTATACATCACAAGCAAACCTAAACACCGACGTTTTGATTTTTCATACGGGTCATGTTATTTTCTATCGACATATTACCCTTAAATGATTTCTTGCTTTAGTTTTTATTTATTCCGGTAGATACAACattcttttgctttatttttacgATACGCAGCTCAAACTCATGGCCGTTGTTTTATTTGCACTGATTTGTCAAagaaatttaattgacatttatcaaCAACAGGCCTATTTGCCGCACTGTGGCTGATGCAGTCCACGTGCTGGACGCCATCGTTGGCTATGATGCCCTCGACCCTAATCCAACGATGGAAGCTTCTAAGTACATCCCTCGCGGTGGATACATGCAGTTCTTGAAAAAAggtggccttagtgggaagaggatCGGCGTTCCTAGTGGCTTCTTCAACTTCCCAAACGGAACTGTGCAACAGATGGCCTACGCGCAACATCTCAACACAATGAGGTACTTCCTCTGTTTGGGTTTAATTATAAGGCTATTTATCTTATGTCTCTCTAACTTATTGAGAAAAAAATCAGTACTTACAGTATTACATCGATTTGACTAGATCTATCATGAATTATATTTCCATATTGTATTTGCATCAAATCATATATGCAATTGAAAAAAAAATTGGGCACCCTTAAATAATTGCGAGCGATGGCTTGATAAAGGAAGTGAAATACTTTGGCCTCTTCATTGTGAGAGGCACAATGCCCCTAATTATTGGTTAGTTTGTTTCGGGGAAATAAAAACATGTACCATCTAGGTGTCATATCACATCAACTTGtatatttttgttttgtttgaagGAAACAAGGAGCAGTTATGATTGAGAACCTTGACATAGAGAATTTAAGTGTCCTATTGGATTCCCAAAACAATGGCCAACAGATCGCATTACCAGCAGAGTTCAAGTTAAGCCTCAACTCCTATCTGTCAAACTTATTATATTCCCCAGTTCGGTCGCTTGCAGAGATCATAGCTTTCAACAATGCACATCCTGTTGAGGTCAGCTCGATTCAGAGTTAATTATTATTCTTCATGTATTTGTTTCTCATTATGATGCATATTTCCTTTGCAGttacaaaacaagtgcaacttaacTTGTGATAATTCCATGCGTTATAGGAAAACATGAAGGAAAATGGTCAAACCGTATTCCTGGTGGCTGAGAACACGACGGGCATCGGTGCCTCGGAGCAAGAGGCGATCAGTCAGTTAAACAAGCTGTCCGCCAATGGGTTGAAGAAGTTGATGAGGGAGCACGAGCTAGACGCCATCGTGACACCTAACAATGCAGTATCCTCAGTGCTCGCCATTGATGGCATGCCGGCCATCACCGTGCCGGCTGGGTACGGCAAGCTGGGGGTGCCGTTTGGTCTCTGCTTTGGCGGGTTGAGAGGGTACGAGCCGAGGTTGATCGAGATGGCGTATGCCTTTGAGCAGGTTACCATGGTCAGAAAGACGCCCACGTTCTTGCCATAGAACTGGCAATGCGGAGAGGTCGTGTTGGGACTTGTTTATTTTCGTGCCACGGTGTTTATGTACGTCTATGGTGTAAATCATGTTGGCACTTCGTTATTACTGTTGGATGGACCGTCTTCATCTTTGTATTTGCCTTCCGCCTTCATCAAAAGCACAAGAAGAGGATGAGCACACCAAAAGCCCAGACCAAGTGATACTACCAGCCCCAATTTTCATAGGATTCCAGCGCTTATGTTATGGAGGATCTTTTGAAACAATGATGCAGCATCTAACATATAAAGCCTCAAGAAGTGCTAGGCACAACCATCGCTCGAGCGCACCGTAACACGCGAGGGGTAAAAACGCACCGCACCGCGCTCCTTGTGGTAAGAAAAACGCGAGGGCGCACCGCACCACACGAGCGAAATAGTTCGAGCGAGCGAGCCGGCCTGCATCTCCCCCCTCCGCCCGAGCCATCGTCTCCCCCGCCACACGCACACCCAATCCCCTCCCCTCCAACCCTAGCCGCCCCGCTCCCCTCCCTCTCcacggcgccgccgcctcctccccttctGCCATGCTCTCCACCgtgccgcctcttcctcctcttcactgCCCTCTCTAGCGGCGGCAAAGATCTGCCGACAAAAGGGAGACGACGGCGACGCTCGATCCGATCTGCTGAAGAGAaaagatgagagggagagagacaaggaaggagaggagggagaaAGATAGAGGAAAGAGGAGAGCGAGGTGTGACGGCAGATGAGAGAGGGTCACCGGAAGGAGCGTGACGACCTGCAGacaaagggcggcggcggcgccgctcgATTTGATCTGCGGGAGAGAGaatatgagagggagagagagaaggaagaacatgagaggagggagaaagagagaggaaagagGAGAGGGGGTTGACGGCCGACAGGAGAGGATCACCGGAAGGAGTGCCGCCGGCTCGTCGTCTTTCACACCGCACTATAGTAGAGCTATCTCTGTACAACCCACACGCACGCAGGTTCGTTCTCCTTCCTTTCTGTTATTCCCCTCTTTTGATTAGTGAAACTGCAACTACATGTCCTTCTATCTATCCCCCTGTCCTCAGTCACGTTTCCTCCCTTTGTCTCATGGATGAAGTTGTCGGCTGCAGGGGTGTTGCAAGGAGTTAGAGGTCGTGCGCCGGCCGAAGCAGCAAGAGCAATGATCTGGCGGCCTCTCTTCTCTGCCACAGTTCCCTTCTCTTCATTCAGCTCTCGAGACGTCGACCTGCAGGTGTAGGTGCTTGTGTCTCAACCATCTTTCTCCTGTATCCTCAGTTCCTCACATTTTTTATTTCTGATTCGTGTGTTACCATATTATTGCTAGGCTAGAGTTTGTCCGTGTGTTGTTTATGCTCAGGTTTAATCTCCACAAAAGATGGCCCACACTACTTTACAAGGAACTGCTGTTGTCCAGTTTAGAGGTATGTTTTCTAGCTGAAGCATTGTTTGAATATCTATGGCCCAGGCTCCAAGTGAGATTAATTCTTTCATTTTGTTTGTGCTAATGTGAGTGATTTAGTTGTCATAGAAACAAAATTCCAATTGATGTACTGACAAATGTGTATagcatactatttttaggcaaaccaTTGTTTAACAACGGATATGCGGAGGCGTTTTTATGGATGTGCATTTCCCCTGAATCTAGACAGCTATTCAACCTGTTGCGGACATTTTTGGTGGAATTCAATGCTTCAGCAGGTATTCTTGACCTCTATATTCCCTATCACCGTAGGGGCGGTCAGGGCGCCTGCTACAAGCTGCTTGACCTCCTAGCGCTGCTTCCATAGATGTGCCGGCGCCGCTGCCTGCGCCTTCTCCAGCGCCGCCTCGGTCACCAGCGCCAACTCCGGTCAGTGGTCTCCGGCACGCCCTCGCGGCTGGACGAGGCAGAGATGTGCCGAGGATCCCCACGCCCTTGGTTCTCATGTTCTCTGCTCCCAGCCGCAGCAGATCGTGCCAAAGGTATCTAGCCCCATTATTCTCCTTCCTTCATGTTGTTTATCAATGTATCCATGCCCATGCTAATTCACGCCATCAGCCTAATGAAATGTCTTGATGTTCTTTGTTTTGTCGAATGTTTGTTGCTATAATAAGGCCATGTGAAATTATATGTACTCTTTCTTGGTAATATTGTTGATCCTTGTTAATTTTGGAGCTGCTATGGATCCTTTTTTTTTCTCAGATGCATCTTTCAGGAGAAATTCAGCACATCAAATCTCGAAGATTTTTTTTCCTCAAGACCTTTCCAAATGTAATTTAGTTTTGTCTTTTGACATTTGTTCTTTTGTTGTTATCTTAGGCATTATCGTGAGGAGGGAAGCGGCCGCAGATTAAGGACAACGCGGGTTAAGAGCATGGTCATAGTCTAGGAGCACGCCCGGTGGTCGGTACGTATGTTGTCTCCATGCCAAAAATAGCCACTTGATTATTTTAACAAATCCCTCTTCTGCCTCTTAGTCATGCTCAAATCTGAGCTACCATGTATCTACTGAGCTTAAAATTACCCACAACCCACAATAGAAGGCAAGTATGATATGACAGTGTATGTCATGGTAATCTAGCTTTATAAAATCCAAATTGATCACAATATGCACATAGATGTTTACATATTTGCATCCATAGCGTCACTTATAGGATTGTAATTAATAGCAACCATGGAGAGAGTTGGTTCGTTTTATTATCAGCACGTCTCTTCTTCTGCATCCTGAAGATCTGCTAAAATATGAAGT
Coding sequences within it:
- the LOC119344553 gene encoding probable amidase At4g34880 is translated as HAVIQVNPDALRQAARADAERCSVRRSRASGALRGVPVLLKDNIATRDALNTTTGSFALLGSMVRRDAGVVRRLRRAGAVVLGKANMDEWANFRSFSGGGWSARGGKGRNPYVLSATPCGSSTGSAIAAAASMAAVTLGTETDGSILCPASLNWVVGIKPTVGLTSRAGVIPITPRQDTIGPICRTVADAVHVLDAIVGYDALDPNPTMEASKYIPRGGYMQFLKKGGLSGKRIGVPSGFFNFPNGTVQQMAYAQHLNTMRKQGAVMIENLDIENLSVLLDSQNNGQQIALPAEFKLSLNSYLSNLLYSPVRSLAEIIAFNNAHPVEENMKENGQTVFLVAENTTGIGASEQEAISQLNKLSANGLKKLMREHELDAIVTPNNAVSSVLAIDGMPAITVPAGYGKLGVPFGLCFGGLRGYEPRLIEMAYAFEQVTMVRKTPTFLP
- the LOC119344556 gene encoding uncharacterized protein LOC119344556, producing MIWRPLFSATVPFSSFSSRDVDLQVLEFVRVLFMLRFNLHKRWPTLLYKELLLSSLEANHCLTTDMRRRFYGCAFPLNLDSYSTCCGHFWWNSMLQQMCRRRCLRLLQRRLGHQRQLRSVVSGTPSRLDEAEMCRGSPRPWFSCSLLPAAADRAKGIIVRREAAAD